A single window of Granulicella sibirica DNA harbors:
- the ribF gene encoding bifunctional riboflavin kinase/FMN adenylyltransferase codes for MKVYRGIGELPRGGPVVATIGNFDGVHRGHQWVIEEVIGRARELGAASLAITFDPHPVRVLRPEKWFPMITPLERKLELIAETGVDAAVVIPFTHELSRMSAREFARVVLVEAAGVVEVHEGENFRFGYQAEAGIDGLEQIGRELGFGVRAYAPRSLRGSPVSSSRVRGLVGAGEMNQARALLGRAFAVESTPASGRGYGTRYTVPTINLAPYGELLPANGVYVTTMTVAGKAFEAVTNVGNRPTFGEDSFTVESYLLNFHPIELNEATPLTLEFHKRLRGEKKWPTPEALKAQIGIDVGRAQRFFNLYRLAAKRGAGRREPARVLQGS; via the coding sequence ATGAAGGTCTATCGGGGAATTGGCGAGTTGCCTCGGGGTGGACCGGTGGTGGCGACGATCGGGAACTTCGATGGCGTGCATCGCGGGCACCAGTGGGTGATCGAAGAGGTGATCGGACGGGCGCGGGAGCTGGGTGCGGCATCGCTGGCGATTACGTTCGACCCTCATCCGGTGCGGGTGCTGAGGCCAGAGAAGTGGTTTCCGATGATCACGCCACTCGAGCGGAAGCTGGAACTGATTGCCGAGACGGGCGTGGATGCGGCGGTGGTGATCCCGTTCACACATGAGCTTTCGCGTATGTCGGCGCGGGAGTTTGCGCGGGTTGTGCTGGTCGAGGCGGCAGGCGTCGTCGAGGTGCACGAGGGAGAGAACTTCCGGTTTGGCTACCAGGCCGAGGCAGGAATCGACGGGCTGGAGCAGATTGGGCGGGAGCTTGGGTTTGGGGTGAGGGCGTACGCTCCGCGGAGTCTGCGCGGGTCTCCGGTTTCTTCGAGCAGGGTGAGGGGGCTGGTGGGGGCAGGGGAGATGAACCAGGCACGGGCTCTGCTGGGGCGGGCGTTCGCGGTGGAGTCGACGCCGGCCTCGGGGCGCGGTTACGGGACGCGGTATACGGTGCCCACGATCAATCTGGCGCCATATGGCGAACTTCTGCCGGCCAACGGCGTTTACGTAACGACCATGACGGTTGCCGGTAAGGCGTTTGAGGCCGTGACGAATGTAGGGAATCGGCCTACGTTTGGGGAAGACTCATTCACAGTCGAGTCGTACCTGCTGAACTTTCATCCGATCGAGCTGAATGAGGCGACGCCGTTGACGCTGGAGTTTCATAAGAGGCTGCGTGGGGAGAAGAAGTGGCCTACGCCCGAGGCGCTCAAGGCGCAGATCGGGATAGACGTGGGGCGGGCGCAGCGGTTCTTCAATTTGTACCGGTTGGCGGCGAAGCGGGGCGCCGGACGACGGGAGCCGGCGCGGGTCTTGCAGGGGTCGTAG
- a CDS encoding MBL fold metallo-hydrolase, translated as MGVPTLGCTCAICTSSDPRNRRTRPSVLVEFGGNSVLIDTGPDFHAQALREKITRLDAVLYTHSHADHILGMDDLRPLSFRNPENLPLYADDATAKVIERVFEYTFRTENRYPTSARVKLHRLDTVPGAGVRLFGVCFRRIAVTHGRQEITGYRFGSAAYLTDMSDIPKESMERLQGLDVLILDTLRREPHPSHSHLAKSVGFVEKLKPKRAYFTHIGHDLDHEATEAELPPHIRLAYDGLKLDFEIQA; from the coding sequence ATGGGGGTGCCGACTCTGGGGTGTACGTGCGCGATTTGTACATCGAGCGACCCTAGAAACCGGCGGACGCGACCCTCGGTATTGGTGGAGTTCGGGGGGAACTCGGTGCTGATCGATACAGGGCCGGACTTTCATGCGCAGGCGCTGCGAGAGAAGATCACGAGGCTCGACGCGGTGCTTTACACGCATAGCCATGCGGACCACATTCTCGGGATGGATGACCTACGGCCGCTGAGCTTTCGGAATCCAGAGAACCTGCCGCTGTACGCGGACGATGCAACGGCGAAGGTGATCGAGCGGGTGTTCGAGTACACGTTTCGGACGGAGAACCGGTATCCGACGAGCGCGCGGGTAAAGCTGCACCGGCTGGATACGGTTCCAGGTGCGGGGGTGCGGCTCTTTGGGGTTTGCTTCCGGCGGATCGCGGTGACGCATGGACGGCAGGAGATTACGGGGTACCGGTTTGGAAGCGCGGCCTACCTGACGGATATGAGCGATATTCCGAAGGAGAGCATGGAGAGGCTGCAAGGGCTCGATGTGCTGATCCTCGATACCTTGAGGCGGGAGCCGCATCCGAGCCACTCGCACCTAGCGAAGTCGGTGGGGTTTGTGGAGAAGCTGAAGCCGAAGCGGGCTTATTTTACGCACATCGGGCATGATCTCGACCATGAGGCGACGGAGGCTGAGCTTCCTCCGCATATACGGCTGGCCTACGACGGGTTGAAGCTGGACTTCGAGATACAGGCATGA
- a CDS encoding DUF1844 domain-containing protein produces the protein MAEQSKPFVITDRRRHTMDGDLRPDADPSPEKEERERPAPVEEAVSAAPVPEAVLEPEMEDGATMPQAPSAEQMEQARMAYEQTADRLSTAIRAANPGMNHPSPMNFDGLVQSIYMTAIMQLGGATPEGQQPQVDLMGAQQSIEMLGTLAEKTAGNLSVEEAALLDRAVFEVQVAFLEITQALARSAAAKQQQQQGQAPGFGQIPGGRPSIVR, from the coding sequence ATGGCAGAGCAGAGCAAGCCGTTTGTGATTACAGATCGACGCAGACACACGATGGATGGGGATTTGAGGCCCGATGCGGACCCGTCTCCGGAGAAGGAGGAGCGGGAGCGTCCTGCCCCGGTCGAGGAGGCTGTAAGCGCGGCACCGGTTCCCGAGGCAGTTCTTGAGCCTGAGATGGAGGACGGGGCGACGATGCCGCAGGCTCCTTCGGCCGAGCAGATGGAGCAGGCGCGGATGGCGTATGAGCAGACGGCGGACCGGCTGTCGACGGCGATCCGGGCGGCGAACCCGGGGATGAATCATCCTTCGCCGATGAACTTCGATGGGCTGGTGCAGTCGATCTATATGACGGCGATCATGCAGCTTGGCGGTGCGACTCCAGAAGGACAGCAGCCGCAGGTAGACCTGATGGGCGCGCAGCAGTCGATCGAGATGCTGGGGACGCTGGCGGAGAAGACGGCGGGGAACCTATCCGTGGAAGAGGCTGCGCTGCTGGATCGGGCTGTGTTCGAGGTTCAGGTGGCGTTCCTGGAGATTACGCAGGCGCTGGCGCGTTCGGCGGCGGCGAAGCAGCAACAGCAGCAAGGACAGGCTCCGGGGTTTGGGCAGATACCGGGTGGGCGCCCAAGCATTGTCCGATAA
- a CDS encoding YgfZ/GcvT domain-containing protein has protein sequence MTASAQIEDVAGLRAGESAVQLQWLLETVGVSELDGLGWIRATGEDRTRWLNGMVTNSIQELKPGEGNYSFALNAQGRIQGDLWAFVDADSIWMETAKDRVAAMMELFDRYIIMDDVELVDVSVKRVGLGVVGPLGGELLAKVGIAAGKPARRASVDWDGASVEVISFEAGRFEVWTDEATAERLREGLIAEAAGLGGGAVGAEAVDWLRILDGTPAYGVDIRDKELPQETGQTRALHFAKGCYLGQEIVERIRSRGNVHRGFGAFVLTGDVPAVGAVLEADGKAVGELTSVAAIPLAGATVQLGLGYVRREAVERGAEISYSKDSVSGKAVPVAVPYRG, from the coding sequence ATGACAGCTTCAGCACAGATCGAGGATGTTGCCGGATTGCGAGCCGGTGAAAGCGCGGTGCAGCTTCAGTGGCTGCTGGAGACGGTTGGGGTGTCGGAACTGGATGGGTTGGGGTGGATCCGAGCGACGGGCGAGGATCGGACGCGCTGGCTGAACGGGATGGTCACGAACTCGATCCAGGAGTTGAAGCCGGGTGAGGGAAACTATAGCTTTGCGCTGAATGCCCAGGGGCGGATTCAGGGCGATCTCTGGGCGTTCGTGGACGCGGATTCGATCTGGATGGAAACGGCGAAGGATCGGGTCGCGGCGATGATGGAGCTATTCGACCGGTACATCATTATGGATGATGTGGAGCTGGTGGATGTGTCCGTCAAGCGCGTTGGCTTGGGGGTTGTTGGGCCGTTGGGTGGGGAGTTGCTGGCTAAGGTTGGAATTGCTGCCGGGAAGCCGGCGCGGCGGGCTTCGGTCGATTGGGATGGGGCCTCGGTTGAGGTGATCTCTTTTGAGGCCGGGCGGTTTGAGGTTTGGACGGATGAGGCTACCGCTGAGCGGCTGCGGGAGGGTTTGATCGCCGAGGCTGCGGGGCTTGGCGGCGGAGCGGTTGGGGCGGAGGCGGTGGACTGGCTACGGATTCTGGATGGGACGCCGGCGTATGGGGTAGATATTCGGGATAAGGAGCTTCCGCAGGAGACGGGGCAGACGCGGGCGCTGCACTTTGCCAAGGGATGCTACCTGGGGCAGGAGATTGTGGAACGGATCCGGTCGCGAGGGAATGTGCATCGGGGGTTCGGGGCTTTTGTGCTGACGGGGGACGTGCCGGCGGTGGGCGCAGTGCTCGAGGCGGATGGGAAGGCTGTAGGGGAGTTGACCAGCGTAGCGGCGATTCCGCTCGCGGGTGCGACGGTCCAGCTTGGGCTTGGGTATGTGCGGCGCGAGGCCGTGGAGCGTGGGGCTGAGATCAGCTATAGCAAAGATTCCGTGAGCGGTAAGGCTGTTCCGGTGGCAGTGCCTTACCGGGGGTAG
- the mtnP gene encoding S-methyl-5'-thioadenosine phosphorylase: MHTAEIGIIGGSGLYAMPGLTEIEEIAIDTPFGPPSETIVLGTLEGRKVAFLARHGKGHRILPSELNFRANIYALKSLGVTSILSISAVGSLKQEHKPTDFVIPDQFIDRTFARNATFFGEGIVGHVAFGDPVCPIVLDTFVKACEEVGVVGKRGGTYVCIEGPQFSTRAESNLYRSWGSDIIGMTNLQEAKLAREAEISYATLAMVTDYDCWYEGHDDVTVEQVIAVMHQNSAAAQKVVKAAVRLLPTDLSASPAQSAAKYAIMTDRALIPEATRQKLKVLFGKYL, from the coding sequence TTGCACACCGCAGAAATCGGAATCATAGGCGGCAGCGGCCTCTACGCCATGCCCGGCCTCACAGAGATCGAAGAAATCGCCATCGATACCCCCTTCGGGCCCCCATCCGAAACCATAGTCCTCGGCACTCTGGAGGGAAGAAAAGTAGCCTTCCTCGCCCGCCACGGCAAAGGCCACCGTATACTCCCGTCCGAGCTCAACTTCCGCGCCAACATCTACGCGCTCAAGAGCCTCGGCGTCACCAGCATCCTCTCCATCTCCGCCGTAGGCTCGCTCAAGCAGGAGCACAAGCCCACCGACTTCGTCATCCCCGACCAGTTCATCGACCGCACGTTCGCACGAAACGCGACCTTCTTCGGAGAAGGCATCGTAGGCCACGTAGCCTTCGGCGATCCCGTCTGCCCCATCGTCCTCGACACCTTCGTCAAAGCCTGTGAAGAGGTCGGCGTCGTCGGCAAGCGTGGTGGAACCTACGTCTGCATCGAGGGCCCACAGTTCTCCACCCGCGCCGAATCGAACCTCTATCGCTCCTGGGGCTCCGACATCATCGGCATGACCAACCTCCAGGAAGCCAAGCTCGCCCGCGAGGCCGAAATCTCCTACGCCACCTTAGCCATGGTCACCGACTACGACTGCTGGTACGAAGGCCACGACGACGTCACCGTCGAGCAGGTCATCGCCGTCATGCACCAGAACTCCGCCGCCGCCCAGAAGGTCGTCAAAGCCGCCGTCCGCCTCCTGCCCACCGACCTGAGCGCCAGCCCCGCCCAATCCGCCGCGAAATACGCCATCATGACCGACCGCGCCCTCATCCCCGAAGCCACCAGGCAAAAGCTAAAAGTCCTCTTCGGCAAATACCTCTAG
- a CDS encoding PfkB family carbohydrate kinase translates to MSILVVGSVAFDTLTTPSGKREKIVGGAATYFSLAASFFTGVRVIGVVGEDFTKEHESILTNRGVDTQGIEHAPGLTFHWTGSYSGSMNEAKTLGTDLNVFATFSPKIPAAYQDSDFLFLANIDPVLQLEVRKKMPNVKMVCGDTMNYWIADHTDNLKAVLKELDVLLINDGEARMLSNQSNIVKAAEGVLALGPKSLVIKHGEYGATSFFSNRAFPPVEGLAGITPRPFRAPALPLAEVVDPTGAGDSFAGGFYGYLASQPVFSPEVFRTATFYGGVMGSFACEKFGTERLQTLTREEIDARFETFREISHLS, encoded by the coding sequence ATGTCCATCCTCGTAGTAGGCTCCGTAGCCTTCGACACCCTCACCACCCCCTCCGGCAAGCGCGAAAAGATCGTCGGCGGAGCCGCCACCTACTTCTCCCTCGCGGCCAGCTTCTTCACCGGCGTCCGCGTCATCGGAGTAGTAGGCGAGGACTTTACGAAAGAGCACGAGTCCATCCTCACCAACCGCGGCGTCGATACCCAGGGCATCGAGCACGCCCCCGGCCTCACCTTCCACTGGACCGGCTCCTACTCGGGCTCCATGAACGAAGCCAAGACCCTCGGCACCGACCTCAACGTCTTCGCCACCTTCTCCCCGAAGATTCCCGCCGCCTACCAGGACTCCGACTTCCTCTTCCTCGCCAACATCGACCCCGTCCTCCAGCTCGAAGTCCGCAAGAAGATGCCGAACGTCAAGATGGTCTGCGGCGACACCATGAACTACTGGATCGCCGACCACACCGACAACCTCAAGGCGGTCCTCAAGGAGCTCGACGTCCTCCTCATCAACGACGGCGAAGCCCGCATGCTCTCGAACCAATCCAATATCGTCAAAGCCGCCGAAGGCGTCCTCGCGCTCGGCCCCAAATCCCTCGTCATCAAGCACGGCGAGTACGGTGCCACCAGCTTCTTCTCCAACCGCGCCTTCCCGCCCGTCGAAGGCCTTGCCGGCATCACCCCCCGCCCCTTCCGCGCCCCCGCCCTGCCTCTCGCCGAGGTCGTCGACCCCACAGGCGCCGGTGACTCCTTCGCCGGAGGCTTCTACGGCTATCTCGCCTCCCAGCCCGTCTTCTCTCCCGAGGTCTTCCGCACCGCAACCTTCTACGGCGGTGTCATGGGAAGCTTCGCGTGCGAAAAGTTCGGCACCGAGCGCCTCCAGACCCTCACCCGCGAAGAGATCGACGCCCGCTTCGAAACCTTCCGCGAAATCTCCCACCTCTCGTAA
- a CDS encoding glycosyltransferase family 39 protein, which yields MPRPKPTASKTAAEILARPSRPSRRYKPDPFPDLIRPATREETMPAALASVILSFVALILCYSHGYLLLYGDAVAHLGIARRILDNRNPSLIQLGGVWLPLPHLVMLPFIQNITWWQNGLAGAWPSMIFYILAVAGMYRLARRILVPRWAFAATAFFALNPNLLYLATTAMTEPLFLALLIWLTLLTLECVAAIRTSDLPKIPSKLILIGFLILAAVYTRYDGWILGAAIWLILTWSLLGNRDLFRKLIPSFTIFTVITVFGPISWLAFNQHYFHDYLDFMRGPYSAYAIDQRTKPPGSQHHRGWHNPFWAILFYTRTAQVDSTFWELGFLTMASALTGLWLFWKQVAAHAHESVLYTRDAVASIPYGREALVTLLLWLPVPFYVYSISWGSVPIFIPNLWPHAFYNSRYGMELLPALALFAAFAFSAIETRVAASKPIQARLIQPITLLLICVNTVGMIYAIPLVLREAQHNSLTRIPFEKSIAEQLEAFPKGVPILMVNSDHVGALQQAGIPLKQTINENDYDSFQAALAAPAEKAAYVISIGDDSVSKAVAEHPENLTELVVLCTTGQSCARVYKSEAYKPPPPKNNYEPQH from the coding sequence ATGCCCCGCCCCAAACCCACCGCCTCGAAGACCGCCGCCGAAATCCTCGCCCGCCCCTCGCGCCCATCCCGCCGCTACAAGCCAGACCCCTTCCCCGACCTCATCCGCCCCGCCACCCGCGAAGAGACCATGCCCGCCGCCCTGGCCTCGGTCATCCTCTCCTTCGTCGCCCTCATCCTCTGCTACAGCCACGGATACCTCCTCCTCTACGGAGACGCCGTCGCCCACCTCGGTATCGCCCGCCGCATCCTCGACAACCGCAACCCATCCCTCATCCAGCTCGGCGGCGTCTGGCTTCCCCTGCCCCACCTCGTCATGCTGCCGTTCATCCAGAACATCACCTGGTGGCAGAACGGCCTCGCGGGTGCCTGGCCGTCGATGATCTTCTACATCCTCGCCGTCGCCGGCATGTACCGCCTCGCCCGACGCATCCTCGTCCCCCGCTGGGCCTTCGCTGCAACCGCCTTCTTCGCCCTCAATCCCAACCTCCTCTACCTCGCCACCACCGCGATGACCGAGCCGCTGTTTCTCGCCCTGCTCATCTGGCTCACCCTCCTTACCCTCGAGTGCGTCGCCGCCATCCGCACCAGCGATCTCCCCAAAATCCCTTCGAAGCTCATCCTCATCGGCTTCCTCATCCTCGCCGCCGTCTACACCCGCTACGACGGTTGGATCCTCGGCGCGGCCATCTGGCTCATCCTTACCTGGAGCCTCCTCGGCAACCGCGACCTCTTCCGCAAGCTCATTCCGTCCTTCACCATCTTTACCGTCATCACCGTCTTTGGCCCCATAAGCTGGCTAGCCTTCAATCAGCATTACTTCCACGACTACCTCGACTTCATGCGCGGCCCCTACTCCGCCTACGCCATCGACCAGCGCACCAAGCCCCCCGGCTCTCAGCACCATCGCGGCTGGCACAATCCCTTCTGGGCCATCCTCTTCTACACCCGCACCGCCCAGGTCGACTCCACCTTCTGGGAGCTCGGCTTCCTCACCATGGCGTCCGCCCTCACCGGCCTCTGGCTCTTCTGGAAGCAGGTCGCCGCCCATGCCCACGAGTCCGTCCTGTACACCCGCGACGCCGTCGCCAGCATTCCCTACGGCCGCGAAGCCCTCGTCACCCTCCTCCTGTGGCTCCCCGTCCCGTTTTACGTCTATTCCATCTCCTGGGGCTCGGTCCCCATCTTCATCCCCAACCTCTGGCCTCACGCCTTCTACAACTCCCGCTATGGCATGGAGCTTCTCCCCGCCCTAGCCCTCTTCGCCGCCTTCGCCTTCTCCGCCATCGAAACCCGCGTGGCAGCCTCGAAACCCATCCAGGCCCGCCTCATCCAGCCCATCACCCTCCTCCTCATCTGCGTCAACACCGTGGGCATGATCTACGCCATCCCTCTCGTCCTCCGCGAAGCCCAGCACAACTCCCTCACACGCATCCCATTCGAAAAATCTATCGCCGAGCAGCTCGAAGCCTTCCCCAAGGGCGTCCCGATCCTCATGGTCAACTCCGACCACGTAGGCGCTCTCCAGCAGGCCGGAATCCCCCTCAAGCAGACCATCAACGAGAACGACTACGACAGCTTCCAGGCCGCCCTCGCCGCCCCCGCCGAAAAAGCCGCCTACGTCATCTCCATCGGAGACGACTCCGTCTCCAAAGCCGTAGCCGAGCACCCCGAAAACCTCACCGAGCTGGTAGTCCTCTGCACCACCGGCCAGTCCTGTGCCCGCGTCTACAAGTCCGAAGCCTACAAACCGCCCCCACCGAAGAACAACTACGAGCCCCAGCACTAG
- a CDS encoding MgtC/SapB family protein — translation MPIHSYFHFSELDQIFLSIGTIKRLLMACLLGGIVGLEREWRHKASGIRTNMLLCLGCAFFTLLSAVLAGEGNPDKGRVAANIVQGIGFLGAGLILHTRSRVLGLTSAATVFVVASIGMACGAGLYLLALLATIIVLISLTLVRLFESKLGWKRYPLLYEVRGQDQNELYLALLAVLDRANIHLNILERDVIGTLERMTFQVVATQHTHASLLIELRASEATAKVITFRDTDDE, via the coding sequence ATGCCCATCCACTCCTACTTCCACTTCAGCGAACTCGACCAGATATTCCTTTCCATCGGAACAATCAAGCGTCTCCTAATGGCATGCCTCCTCGGCGGTATCGTCGGCCTAGAGCGCGAATGGCGCCACAAGGCCTCCGGAATCCGCACCAACATGCTCCTCTGCCTCGGCTGCGCCTTCTTCACCCTCCTCTCCGCCGTCCTCGCCGGAGAAGGCAATCCCGACAAGGGCCGCGTCGCCGCCAACATCGTCCAGGGCATCGGCTTCCTCGGCGCCGGCCTCATCCTCCACACTCGCAGCCGCGTCCTCGGTCTCACCAGCGCCGCCACAGTCTTCGTCGTTGCCAGCATCGGCATGGCCTGCGGAGCCGGACTTTACCTCCTCGCCCTCCTCGCCACCATCATCGTTCTCATCTCCCTCACCCTCGTCCGCCTCTTCGAGTCCAAACTCGGCTGGAAGCGCTACCCTCTCCTCTACGAGGTACGCGGCCAGGACCAGAACGAGCTTTACCTCGCACTCCTCGCCGTTCTCGACCGCGCCAACATCCACCTCAACATCCTCGAGCGCGACGTCATCGGCACCCTCGAACGCATGACCTTCCAGGTCGTCGCCACCCAGCACACCCACGCCAGCCTCCTCATCGAACTACGCGCCAGCGAAGCCACCGCCAAGGTGATTACCTTCCGCGACACCGACGACGAATAG
- the dapF gene encoding diaminopimelate epimerase, which yields MQTNDLPPLEESPAPKTLAFLPFVKAHANGNDFLILEESVAHKNHAALARCLCHRTQSIGADGIEFLDRRPNGAFFIRLFNSDGSEAELSGNGTRCVAAWLAATEGLQRVTLETHGGPRACEIVESRDPHFLIRTGMGLPRVMPRTIDIPNIGPIPGAMVNVGNPHFVLFTDTPDFSAHNLPWQQLGALIATSPLFPHGTNVEFVSVRSPEEIAFRIYERGCGPTTSSGTGTCASTAAAMTLRNTNRTLNAIAEGGPQTVTWPTQEAEMHLTGPAEIICRGEALGVS from the coding sequence ATGCAAACGAACGATCTCCCACCGCTCGAAGAATCCCCCGCCCCAAAGACCCTCGCCTTCCTCCCCTTCGTCAAGGCCCACGCCAATGGCAACGACTTCCTCATCCTCGAAGAGTCAGTCGCCCACAAGAATCACGCCGCCCTCGCCCGCTGTCTCTGCCACCGCACCCAATCCATCGGAGCCGACGGCATCGAGTTCCTCGACCGCCGCCCCAACGGCGCCTTCTTCATCCGCCTCTTCAACTCCGACGGCTCCGAAGCCGAACTCTCCGGCAACGGCACCCGCTGCGTCGCCGCCTGGCTAGCCGCCACCGAAGGCCTTCAGCGCGTCACGCTGGAAACCCACGGTGGCCCCCGCGCCTGCGAGATCGTCGAGTCCCGCGACCCTCACTTCCTCATCCGCACCGGCATGGGCCTCCCCCGCGTCATGCCCCGCACCATCGACATCCCCAACATAGGCCCCATCCCCGGGGCCATGGTCAACGTCGGCAACCCCCACTTCGTCCTCTTCACCGACACCCCCGACTTCAGCGCCCACAACCTCCCTTGGCAGCAGCTAGGCGCCCTCATCGCCACCAGCCCCCTCTTCCCCCACGGCACCAACGTAGAGTTCGTAAGCGTCCGAAGCCCCGAAGAAATTGCCTTCCGCATTTACGAACGCGGCTGCGGCCCCACTACCTCCTCCGGCACCGGAACCTGCGCCAGCACCGCCGCCGCGATGACTCTCCGAAACACAAACCGCACCCTGAACGCCATAGCCGAGGGTGGTCCTCAAACCGTAACCTGGCCCACCCAGGAAGCCGAGATGCACCTAACCGGCCCCGCCGAAATCATCTGCCGAGGCGAAGCTCTCGGCGTGTCCTAA
- a CDS encoding nuclear transport factor 2 family protein, which yields MMTKEEVGKLYGRYVKAWKAISVEKRMKILEDVFAADVQYLVPEFQGGREAALEDMAGFQEKFPGAHFEVTEISAHHDVALMTWVLVQLDGTHAMTGHDSLRISSEGKIVNLITFGPSVAMAD from the coding sequence ATGATGACGAAGGAAGAGGTTGGGAAGCTTTATGGGCGGTATGTCAAGGCTTGGAAGGCTATTTCGGTTGAGAAGCGGATGAAGATTCTGGAAGACGTTTTCGCTGCGGATGTTCAGTACCTCGTTCCGGAGTTTCAGGGTGGGCGTGAGGCGGCTCTGGAGGATATGGCTGGCTTCCAGGAGAAGTTTCCTGGAGCGCATTTTGAGGTGACGGAGATTTCCGCGCACCATGATGTTGCGTTGATGACGTGGGTTCTGGTGCAGTTGGATGGGACGCATGCCATGACGGGGCATGATTCTCTCCGGATTTCTTCGGAGGGGAAGATTGTGAATTTGATTACGTTTGGGCCTTCGGTGGCTATGGCGGACTGA
- the lepB gene encoding signal peptidase I codes for MSEHQQAGSPEIDQVATDSAANGPRVLKPATETPLESLSSICAVLAVGLFVMTFIFQNFVIPSGSMEKTLLIGDHVLVDRITFAPSARWAPLVRYREPQRGDVIVFYKPNPETPDLILVKRLIGVPGDRIHLVHGVVYLNGVAQNERYAAMPESSSDPEDAYSPARDDFPADGTPLGSFEVWSQALPSHVENGDLIVPHGSFFAMGDNREHSADGRFWGFVPRENILGRPMFNYWSFETTAPQMDAQQESLGARVGAFFTTAVHLVDKTRWSRTFHLVR; via the coding sequence GTGAGCGAACATCAGCAGGCAGGCTCGCCCGAAATCGATCAAGTAGCAACGGACAGTGCAGCTAACGGCCCAAGAGTGCTGAAACCGGCAACCGAAACGCCACTAGAGTCTCTATCCTCCATCTGCGCCGTACTTGCTGTGGGTCTGTTTGTTATGACCTTTATCTTCCAGAACTTTGTGATTCCCTCCGGCTCGATGGAGAAAACTCTCTTGATCGGCGATCACGTTCTGGTGGATCGCATCACCTTCGCGCCATCTGCCAGGTGGGCTCCGTTGGTCCGCTATCGCGAGCCCCAGCGCGGCGATGTCATCGTCTTTTATAAGCCAAATCCTGAGACTCCTGACCTCATCCTGGTGAAGCGCCTTATCGGAGTCCCTGGCGACCGCATTCACCTCGTCCACGGCGTTGTCTACCTCAACGGCGTTGCTCAGAATGAACGATATGCAGCCATGCCTGAGTCGTCATCCGATCCAGAGGATGCTTACAGCCCCGCGCGCGACGATTTCCCGGCAGATGGCACGCCACTTGGCTCGTTTGAGGTCTGGTCTCAGGCTTTACCTTCGCATGTCGAAAATGGCGATCTGATCGTGCCACACGGGAGCTTCTTTGCCATGGGTGATAACCGTGAGCACTCTGCGGACGGACGCTTTTGGGGTTTCGTGCCGCGCGAAAACATTTTAGGGCGGCCAATGTTTAACTATTGGTCGTTTGAAACGACCGCGCCCCAGATGGACGCACAACAGGAGAGCTTAGGGGCACGCGTCGGCGCATTCTTCACCACTGCTGTGCACCTAGTAGACAAAACCCGGTGGAGCAGGACTTTCCATCTCGTTCGCTAA